Proteins encoded together in one Ferroglobus placidus DSM 10642 window:
- the cofD gene encoding 2-phospho-L-lactate transferase, translating to MLAVLSGGTGTPKLLTGLKEVADFSVVVNTAEDIWVSGNKVCPDIDSVIYALAEIIDEDKWWGVKNDSFVTHNFLKKLGFDEMLMIGDIDRATHIFRSELLRKGYSLTEATLKLAEAYGVKNKVLPMCEEEVETRIVCDAGDLHFQEFWIKHRGEPEVYDVYFKGIEKAEATEEVLGELERSKAVIIGPSNPITSISPILMVKGVREVLEEKIVVAVSPIIGSSPVSGPAAKFMRAKGYEVSPAGVYEVYKDFLDALVVQTGDEWVRSEVDCEVFSTDTIMKSKEDAVKLSKFLLEIVEKL from the coding sequence ATGCTGGCGGTGCTTTCGGGAGGAACCGGAACGCCAAAGCTGCTTACCGGTCTTAAAGAGGTGGCTGATTTTTCGGTAGTAGTCAATACAGCCGAAGACATCTGGGTTTCGGGGAATAAGGTTTGTCCCGACATAGATTCCGTTATTTACGCTCTCGCCGAAATAATAGATGAGGATAAGTGGTGGGGAGTAAAGAACGATTCCTTTGTTACCCACAACTTTCTGAAAAAGCTCGGATTTGACGAAATGCTGATGATAGGAGATATCGACAGAGCAACTCACATTTTCAGAAGCGAGCTGTTGAGAAAAGGGTATTCCTTGACTGAAGCAACTCTGAAGCTTGCGGAGGCTTACGGAGTAAAGAATAAAGTTCTGCCGATGTGCGAAGAGGAGGTGGAGACGAGGATAGTTTGCGACGCCGGAGATTTACACTTTCAGGAGTTCTGGATAAAGCATAGGGGAGAGCCAGAAGTTTACGACGTGTATTTTAAAGGAATTGAGAAGGCTGAAGCTACTGAGGAGGTTTTGGGGGAGCTTGAGAGAAGTAAAGCGGTGATAATAGGACCGAGCAACCCCATAACGAGCATATCCCCAATTTTAATGGTTAAAGGAGTGAGAGAGGTTCTGGAGGAGAAAATAGTCGTGGCTGTATCTCCGATAATAGGGAGCTCTCCGGTGAGCGGTCCTGCTGCCAAGTTTATGAGAGCGAAGGGATACGAAGTCTCTCCGGCTGGGGTTTACGAAGTTTATAAAGACTTTCTCGACGCTTTAGTCGTTCAAACCGGCGATGAGTGGGTTAGAAGTGAGGTGGATTGCGAGGTGTTTTCGACGGACACGATTATGAAGAGTAAGGAGGATGCGGTAAAGCTTTCGAAGTTTTTGCTCGAGATTGTTGAGAAACTTTAA
- the gatA gene encoding Asp-tRNA(Asn)/Glu-tRNA(Gln) amidotransferase subunit GatA yields MISVAEWKERVESEGALNCVEKLMKEVKKNRYNSFITVTEEIALSQAEEYEKGKLKGKLAGIPVAIKDNISTAGIRTTCASKMLHDYVPPFDAHVVERLKEEGAIIVGKTNMDEFAMGTTTETSYFGVVRNPRDESRVAGGSSGGSASSIAGGETVLSLGSDTGGSIRCPASFTGVYGLKPTYGLVSRYGLIPYANSLEQIGPMAASLDDLALLLEVIAGRDQRDSTNAGREFRFEFVEKDFKVGIVKEMKANEKVMAAFEEFVEKLKKVAKVKEISLPSLNYALPAYYVIAMSEASSNLARYDGVRYGYTLEKLDSWRKFFAKVRAEGFGEEVKRRIMMGSFALSTGYYGKYYLKALKVRTLVINDFKRAFESFDILISPTMPDVAFKIGEIKDPVTMYYADVNTVPANLAGIPALSVPLLEVDGLPVGVQLMGNHFSESALISFGKIVEERVGKVEV; encoded by the coding sequence ATGATTAGCGTGGCTGAGTGGAAGGAGAGAGTTGAGAGTGAAGGAGCTTTAAACTGCGTGGAAAAGCTGATGAAAGAGGTTAAAAAGAACAGGTACAACTCGTTCATCACGGTAACCGAAGAAATCGCTCTTTCTCAGGCTGAGGAATACGAGAAGGGAAAGCTAAAAGGAAAACTTGCGGGAATTCCTGTGGCGATAAAGGACAACATATCCACAGCCGGAATAAGAACGACTTGCGCTTCAAAAATGCTTCACGATTACGTTCCTCCCTTTGATGCTCACGTCGTCGAGAGGTTGAAGGAAGAAGGGGCGATAATCGTTGGGAAGACGAACATGGACGAATTTGCCATGGGAACGACAACTGAAACCTCTTACTTCGGAGTTGTGAGAAATCCGAGGGATGAAAGCAGAGTGGCTGGAGGAAGCAGTGGTGGAAGTGCATCGTCTATTGCTGGAGGAGAGACGGTTTTATCTCTCGGAAGCGATACCGGAGGGAGCATAAGGTGTCCGGCTTCGTTTACCGGAGTTTACGGACTGAAGCCGACTTACGGATTGGTTTCGAGGTACGGTTTAATTCCCTATGCCAACTCTTTAGAGCAGATAGGTCCGATGGCTGCCAGTCTGGACGATTTGGCTTTACTCCTTGAAGTTATAGCCGGAAGGGATCAGAGAGATTCGACAAATGCTGGAAGAGAGTTTAGATTCGAGTTCGTCGAGAAAGATTTCAAAGTTGGTATAGTTAAGGAGATGAAGGCGAACGAGAAGGTAATGGCAGCTTTTGAGGAATTCGTTGAGAAGCTTAAAAAAGTGGCGAAAGTTAAGGAGATAAGCTTGCCCTCTTTGAATTACGCTCTGCCGGCTTACTACGTAATTGCGATGAGCGAAGCCTCTTCTAACTTAGCAAGGTACGACGGAGTAAGATATGGCTACACCCTCGAAAAATTGGACAGCTGGAGGAAGTTTTTCGCCAAGGTCAGAGCTGAAGGTTTTGGAGAAGAGGTGAAGAGAAGAATTATGATGGGCAGCTTCGCTTTATCCACCGGCTACTACGGAAAGTACTACCTGAAAGCTTTGAAAGTCAGGACTCTCGTAATAAACGACTTTAAGAGAGCTTTCGAAAGCTTCGACATCCTAATTTCTCCAACAATGCCGGACGTTGCTTTTAAGATCGGTGAGATCAAAGATCCAGTAACGATGTACTATGCAGATGTGAACACAGTTCCGGCGAACTTGGCTGGAATTCCCGCTTTGTCCGTTCCTCTCTTGGAAGTCGATGGATTGCCTGTGGGAGTGCAGCTGATGGGTAATCATTTCTCCGAATCTGCACTGATATCATTTGGAAAGATAGTCGAGGAGAGGGTGGGGAAAGTTGAGGTTTGA
- a CDS encoding ribbon-helix-helix domain-containing protein, which translates to MRIVNLRLEDKIVEKLDEISSKFLISRSELIRQAIVMYLSALENLGFYFKPSVLLPKLDVYEERNSISIDFGNFTSLTVLSFSYAGVGEKERDLKVELERVAEILANQVKVESLTRFVEPFVGLLSTGNDIEYSLRFFRLLKNFLNFRLIIASSENVMETKESFFSLTVVGMRDMKVRNSPKRGEKIFLYGKILKEKELVKERGIDVKLVEKLVEFVKNGKASSIFAVKSDGLLQTCSMAASLAGGKLVMKKRDEKGCPATAVIVTAEEMPLPGGIEVGEIV; encoded by the coding sequence ATGAGGATCGTAAACCTAAGACTTGAAGATAAAATCGTCGAAAAACTCGACGAAATCTCATCGAAGTTCTTAATATCGAGGAGCGAGCTTATAAGGCAGGCGATAGTGATGTACCTTTCAGCTCTCGAGAACCTCGGTTTCTACTTTAAACCTTCCGTACTGTTACCAAAACTGGACGTTTACGAGGAGAGAAACTCTATATCGATAGACTTCGGAAACTTTACCTCGTTGACTGTTCTTTCTTTCAGCTACGCTGGAGTTGGAGAGAAGGAGAGAGATCTGAAGGTTGAGCTCGAAAGAGTTGCGGAAATTTTAGCGAATCAAGTAAAGGTGGAAAGCCTAACGAGATTCGTCGAACCTTTCGTCGGTTTGCTTTCGACCGGAAACGACATAGAATACAGCCTCAGGTTTTTCAGACTTTTAAAGAACTTTCTAAACTTCAGATTGATTATCGCAAGCTCCGAAAACGTCATGGAAACCAAAGAGTCCTTTTTCTCTTTAACCGTTGTCGGGATGAGGGACATGAAGGTCAGAAATTCTCCGAAGAGGGGAGAGAAGATTTTCCTCTACGGCAAAATTTTGAAGGAGAAGGAGCTGGTAAAAGAGAGAGGAATTGATGTAAAGCTCGTTGAAAAGCTTGTTGAATTCGTTAAAAACGGAAAAGCGAGTTCGATTTTCGCTGTGAAAAGCGACGGGCTTCTTCAAACCTGCAGCATGGCAGCTTCCTTAGCCGGGGGAAAGCTCGTTATGAAGAAAAGAGACGAAAAGGGATGTCCAGCCACAGCCGTCATAGTTACTGCTGAAGAAATGCCATTACCCGGAGGAATCGAGGTCGGAGAGATAGTTTAA
- a CDS encoding endonuclease V, with translation MNKLVELQKKIAEEVVLEDAFNYEEIKYVVGVDQAFFKKGDKEFVVSAAVLMSFPDLRFIDSGVDLRKVDFPYIPTFLMFREGDSAVEAVKKVLREKTVIIVDGSGIAHPRKCGLATFVGVALRNPSIGVTKRPLYGKFEEPKRSGESKGIFNDELIGYAYKPCARCNPIYVSPGNMISPETALRVVVATIRNYKLPIPIREAHKMANREKLNYLSDLDSSG, from the coding sequence TTGAATAAGCTCGTGGAGCTACAGAAAAAAATAGCTGAAGAAGTCGTTTTAGAAGATGCTTTTAATTACGAGGAGATTAAGTACGTCGTCGGCGTCGACCAAGCTTTTTTCAAGAAAGGTGACAAAGAGTTCGTCGTTTCCGCAGCAGTGCTGATGAGCTTTCCGGATTTGAGATTTATTGATTCGGGTGTCGATTTAAGAAAGGTCGACTTCCCTTACATCCCCACTTTCCTGATGTTTAGAGAGGGAGATTCTGCTGTCGAAGCTGTTAAGAAGGTTTTGAGGGAGAAGACGGTTATAATTGTCGACGGAAGTGGAATCGCTCACCCGAGAAAGTGCGGATTAGCAACTTTCGTCGGAGTTGCTTTGAGAAATCCGAGCATAGGAGTGACGAAAAGACCCCTCTACGGGAAATTCGAAGAGCCGAAAAGGAGCGGGGAAAGCAAAGGAATTTTTAACGACGAGCTGATCGGCTACGCCTACAAACCTTGCGCGAGATGCAATCCGATTTACGTATCTCCGGGAAACATGATCTCTCCAGAGACGGCTTTGAGAGTTGTGGTGGCTACTATAAGAAACTACAAGCTTCCTATTCCGATTAGAGAGGCTCACAAAATGGCAAACAGGGAGAAGTTAAACTATCTCTCCGACCTCGATTCCTCCGGGTAA
- the gatC gene encoding Asp-tRNA(Asn)/Glu-tRNA(Gln) amidotransferase subunit GatC: MVDRSTVLHVAELAKIELREDEVEKFARDFKKILEFFDKLDEIDPDVPPTYHVLPLKNVFRKDEPKESLPRELVLMNAKHKEEGYFKGPKVVE; encoded by the coding sequence ATGGTGGATAGAAGTACGGTTCTTCACGTTGCGGAACTTGCGAAGATTGAATTGAGAGAAGATGAGGTTGAAAAATTCGCTCGAGACTTCAAAAAGATACTGGAGTTTTTCGACAAGCTTGACGAGATAGACCCAGATGTGCCTCCCACTTATCACGTCCTTCCCCTCAAAAACGTGTTTAGGAAAGACGAACCGAAGGAAAGTTTGCCGAGAGAACTCGTTTTAATGAACGCAAAGCACAAAGAGGAGGGATATTTCAAAGGTCCGAAGGTGGTCGAATGA
- a CDS encoding metal-dependent hydrolase yields MKVWWLGHAAFLIEGSKKVVVDPFITGNPLSPVKVEDIKVDLVAVTHGHGDHLGDAVEIAKNNDVPIVCIHELSRILAKKGVEAVGMNIGGTAKVNGVKVTMVKAVHSSDVEEDDTIISAGDPAGFVIEIDGVRVYHCGDTDVFLDMQLIGELYKPDVMLVPIGDWYTMGIEAAAKAVELVKPKVAIPMHYNTFPVIEKNPEEFKKAVEERGLDVKVVILKPGEFYEI; encoded by the coding sequence GTGAAGGTGTGGTGGTTGGGGCATGCAGCCTTCCTTATCGAAGGGAGTAAAAAAGTAGTGGTCGATCCTTTCATAACCGGAAACCCGCTTTCGCCGGTGAAGGTGGAGGACATAAAGGTGGATTTAGTCGCCGTAACCCACGGACACGGAGACCATTTGGGAGATGCCGTTGAAATTGCGAAGAACAACGACGTGCCCATCGTTTGCATCCACGAACTTTCAAGAATCTTGGCTAAGAAGGGCGTGGAAGCTGTGGGGATGAACATAGGTGGGACAGCTAAAGTTAACGGAGTAAAAGTCACGATGGTCAAAGCAGTTCACTCTTCCGATGTCGAGGAGGACGATACGATTATTTCAGCCGGAGACCCGGCTGGTTTTGTGATAGAAATAGATGGAGTTAGAGTTTACCACTGCGGAGACACGGACGTGTTCTTGGACATGCAGCTGATCGGAGAGCTTTACAAGCCAGATGTTATGCTTGTTCCAATCGGAGACTGGTACACAATGGGAATCGAAGCTGCTGCAAAAGCCGTTGAGCTCGTAAAGCCGAAGGTAGCAATTCCGATGCACTACAACACCTTCCCTGTCATCGAGAAGAATCCCGAGGAGTTCAAGAAAGCCGTTGAGGAAAGAGGGCTGGACGTTAAAGTAGTGATATTGAAGCCCGGCGAGTTCTACGAAATTTAA
- the fdhD gene encoding formate dehydrogenase accessory sulfurtransferase FdhD — MDVVRIGKPLEIGEEIELKVIAGGRVFRMMCSPNDLEELLIGFSISEGLSEKPVVYVEGDVGVIENVKEVILSINSSGCIGIYVDEKVGKVSPKRKFKLDQVLKSLEVIETELYKKTRAYHTAAVINERAYISYDVGRHNAVDKAIGKAYKNGVDFSESYLVLSGRITKGIALKCVRAGIPLVVSKAAILNSAIDVCEKSGLSAISLASGIAVNNGAIDL; from the coding sequence GTGGACGTGGTCAGGATAGGGAAGCCGTTGGAAATAGGAGAGGAAATAGAGCTGAAAGTTATCGCTGGAGGAAGAGTGTTCAGAATGATGTGCTCCCCGAACGATTTAGAAGAGCTGTTAATAGGCTTCTCCATAAGCGAGGGATTGAGCGAGAAGCCGGTAGTTTACGTGGAGGGAGACGTGGGAGTAATAGAGAACGTCAAGGAGGTAATCCTTTCCATCAATTCCTCCGGATGCATAGGAATATACGTCGACGAGAAAGTAGGTAAGGTTTCTCCCAAAAGGAAGTTTAAACTCGACCAAGTTTTGAAATCTCTTGAAGTTATCGAGACCGAACTTTATAAGAAGACGAGGGCTTACCATACAGCGGCTGTGATAAACGAGAGAGCTTACATTTCCTACGACGTCGGAAGACACAACGCAGTTGACAAGGCAATTGGTAAGGCTTACAAAAACGGAGTGGACTTTTCCGAAAGCTACTTGGTTCTTTCCGGGAGGATAACCAAAGGCATAGCGCTGAAGTGCGTTAGGGCTGGAATTCCTCTTGTCGTTTCGAAAGCAGCCATTTTGAATTCCGCAATAGACGTTTGCGAAAAGTCCGGGCTTTCAGCAATTTCCCTTGCTTCCGGAATTGCTGTGAACAACGGGGCTATTGATCTTTAA
- the sepS gene encoding O-phosphoserine--tRNA ligase — protein MRFDPEEWKKKAEKDFEEAWKAGKGIVEEVSLNEAYPRNLISIGRPHPVYEVIERLRRAYLSLGFTEVINPLIVEDVHVKKQFGKEALAVLDRCFYLATLPRPNVGISEKQIEKIREIVGDFDAEGLRKVFHLYKKGVFGGDELAYKISQVLNTDDTTALKILDEVFPEFKELKPVANNLTLRSHMTTGWFITLSHLIDKYPLPIKLFSIDRCFRREQGEDASRLYTYFSASCVYADEEVSVEDGKAIAQALLSHFGFEKVKFKEDEKKSKYYIPNTQTEVYIYHPARKEWIEVATFGIYSPVALANYDIDVPVLNLGMGVERLAMVIQGAEDVRKLVYPQIYSNLTLSDVEIASRIKVREVPRSKEGVKIAKAVIGAFERYRDEIGPCEFLAYEGDFFGVHLKVYVLEREKVKLCGPAAFNELVVYNGSIYGIPKTDEWLEYFENGVETGIRYVDAFSYLVAAKIEESLIKRENGEIRVRVVESPRDINIEIDEKLRNYIVSRGGKIDVRGPTFLSARWEFE, from the coding sequence TTGAGGTTTGATCCAGAAGAGTGGAAGAAGAAGGCTGAAAAAGACTTTGAAGAGGCTTGGAAGGCTGGAAAAGGGATAGTTGAAGAAGTAAGCTTAAACGAAGCTTATCCGAGAAATTTGATATCGATAGGAAGACCTCACCCCGTTTACGAGGTTATAGAGAGATTGAGAAGGGCTTATTTGTCTTTGGGCTTTACGGAAGTCATAAACCCGTTGATAGTAGAAGATGTTCACGTTAAAAAGCAGTTCGGGAAAGAGGCTTTGGCTGTTTTGGATAGGTGCTTCTACTTGGCAACTTTGCCGAGACCGAATGTTGGAATTTCCGAGAAACAAATAGAAAAAATAAGGGAAATTGTCGGAGACTTCGACGCTGAAGGACTGAGAAAAGTCTTTCATCTGTACAAGAAGGGCGTTTTTGGAGGAGACGAGCTCGCTTACAAGATTTCTCAGGTTTTAAACACCGACGATACAACCGCTTTGAAAATTCTCGACGAGGTTTTTCCGGAGTTCAAGGAGCTCAAGCCGGTAGCCAACAACCTGACTTTGAGAAGCCACATGACAACCGGGTGGTTCATAACTCTAAGCCACCTAATAGATAAGTATCCACTCCCGATAAAGCTCTTCAGCATAGACAGGTGCTTTAGAAGAGAGCAGGGAGAGGATGCGAGCAGGCTGTATACTTACTTTTCGGCGAGCTGCGTTTACGCCGACGAAGAGGTGAGCGTTGAGGATGGGAAGGCGATAGCTCAAGCCTTGCTGAGTCATTTCGGCTTCGAGAAGGTGAAATTTAAGGAGGACGAGAAGAAGAGCAAGTATTACATCCCGAACACTCAGACAGAAGTTTACATCTACCACCCAGCCAGAAAGGAGTGGATCGAGGTTGCGACCTTCGGCATATACTCTCCGGTAGCTTTAGCCAATTACGACATAGACGTGCCGGTTTTAAACCTTGGCATGGGCGTTGAGAGATTAGCTATGGTTATTCAGGGAGCTGAGGACGTTAGAAAGCTCGTTTATCCGCAGATTTACAGCAACTTAACTCTCTCGGACGTGGAGATAGCGTCGAGAATTAAGGTTAGAGAAGTTCCGAGAAGCAAAGAAGGCGTTAAAATTGCAAAAGCTGTTATCGGAGCTTTTGAAAGGTATAGAGATGAAATTGGTCCTTGCGAATTTTTAGCCTACGAAGGAGACTTCTTCGGGGTTCATCTAAAAGTTTACGTTTTGGAGAGAGAAAAAGTCAAGCTCTGCGGACCAGCAGCTTTTAACGAGCTTGTCGTTTACAACGGTAGCATTTACGGCATTCCGAAAACTGATGAGTGGTTGGAGTACTTCGAAAATGGTGTTGAGACCGGAATAAGATACGTCGACGCTTTTTCGTACCTCGTAGCAGCTAAAATCGAGGAGAGTCTAATTAAAAGGGAGAACGGGGAAATAAGAGTTAGGGTTGTCGAATCTCCGAGAGACATAAACATTGAGATTGACGAAAAGCTGAGGAACTATATCGTTTCGAGGGGAGGAAAGATAGATGTTAGAGGACCAACTTTCCTCTCTGCGAGATGGGAATTTGAATAA
- a CDS encoding cytochrome c biogenesis protein, translated as MRYEAGVLLVLAALVLFAAGSYIGLVILPPSPEKILENNYRIIFFHLPAAINSFLAFTVTLISGILYLKTRNSKFDILASSSALVGFVYITAALISGSIWANRAWGTYWNWDPRETTVLILWFVYAAYFALRSSIDNPEDKARISSIYAIFAYVTVPLSYLSTRLWFSLHPTTAEIHIKIAVPLVLNILAFALLYIALTYINYKAEKIMEVV; from the coding sequence ATGAGGTATGAAGCCGGCGTTTTACTCGTTTTAGCTGCACTCGTTCTCTTCGCAGCCGGATCGTACATAGGACTTGTTATTCTTCCTCCGTCTCCAGAAAAAATCCTCGAAAACAACTACAGAATAATTTTCTTCCACTTACCAGCAGCCATCAACTCGTTTTTAGCCTTCACGGTCACGTTAATTTCCGGAATACTCTACTTGAAAACGAGGAACTCAAAGTTCGACATTCTCGCCTCTTCGTCAGCTTTGGTTGGTTTCGTTTACATAACAGCCGCTTTGATAAGCGGAAGCATATGGGCGAACAGAGCTTGGGGGACTTACTGGAACTGGGATCCAAGAGAGACGACTGTCCTGATTCTCTGGTTCGTCTACGCAGCTTATTTCGCTTTACGCTCTTCCATAGACAATCCGGAAGATAAAGCGAGGATCTCTTCGATCTACGCTATTTTCGCGTACGTCACCGTTCCTCTAAGCTATCTATCGACGAGGTTGTGGTTTTCTCTGCATCCGACAACGGCGGAAATTCACATAAAAATAGCCGTCCCCCTCGTGCTGAACATTTTAGCCTTCGCACTCCTCTACATCGCTCTAACCTACATAAACTACAAAGCTGAAAAGATTATGGAGGTGGTGTGA
- a CDS encoding PstS family phosphate ABC transporter substrate-binding protein — MKKLLLGLSLVLIASLLAGCSQEGKKGEISGEVKVAGSSTVYPITIAMAEEFNKLYPNVVVSVQSTGTGGGFKNFFIPGYADINDASRPIKPEELEAAKKNGVEPIEFLVAYDALTVIVNPENDWVDCLSFEELRKIWGPEATGNITKWSDVNPEWPDEEMHLYGPTSASGTFDFFTEVVIGKEDAHRKDYHGTEEDNTIIQAVERDRYAMGYLGLAYYLENKDKVKAVKIKNEKGVCVEPSIETARSGEYPLTRPLYIYVNKESLKKPAVREFVRFYLENLDSGIVEEIGYVPVDEKTKEENLKKFEEALKELGIE; from the coding sequence ATGAAAAAACTCTTGCTGGGACTGAGCTTGGTTTTGATAGCTTCATTACTTGCGGGATGCTCCCAAGAAGGAAAGAAAGGAGAGATTTCCGGGGAAGTTAAGGTAGCTGGAAGCAGCACGGTCTATCCAATTACCATCGCTATGGCTGAGGAGTTCAACAAGCTTTATCCAAACGTAGTAGTTTCCGTCCAGTCAACCGGAACTGGGGGAGGATTTAAGAACTTCTTCATTCCCGGCTACGCAGACATAAACGACGCGAGCAGACCTATTAAGCCGGAAGAGCTCGAAGCTGCTAAGAAAAACGGAGTAGAGCCAATAGAGTTTCTTGTAGCTTACGATGCCTTAACGGTGATAGTGAACCCGGAGAACGACTGGGTGGATTGTTTAAGCTTCGAAGAGCTGAGAAAGATCTGGGGTCCGGAGGCGACTGGAAATATAACGAAGTGGAGCGACGTAAATCCCGAATGGCCCGACGAAGAAATGCACCTCTACGGTCCGACTTCAGCTTCCGGAACCTTCGACTTCTTCACAGAGGTCGTGATAGGAAAAGAAGACGCTCACAGGAAGGATTACCACGGAACCGAGGAGGATAACACGATAATTCAGGCTGTTGAAAGGGATAGATATGCGATGGGATATCTGGGTTTAGCCTACTACCTCGAAAACAAAGACAAGGTGAAGGCTGTGAAAATAAAGAACGAAAAAGGCGTTTGCGTCGAGCCGAGCATCGAAACTGCGAGAAGCGGAGAGTATCCGTTGACGAGACCGCTATACATCTACGTCAACAAAGAAAGCTTGAAAAAGCCTGCTGTGAGAGAATTCGTTAGATTCTATCTCGAAAACCTTGACAGCGGAATAGTAGAAGAGATAGGCTACGTTCCGGTGGACGAAAAAACGAAGGAAGAGAACCTGAAAAAATTCGAGGAGGCTTTAAAAGAGCTTGGAATTGAGTAG
- the pstC gene encoding phosphate ABC transporter permease subunit PstC, which produces MRVKEKIIEISLFSFALMTILITFGIVASLIFETAYFFRHVSPIEFFLGTEWSPTIAPYSFGVLPLVSGTLMVTLGAALIAIPSGLLAAIYLSEYASERVRAILKPALEVLAGIPTVVYGFFAFVYITPFLKKIIPDLAAYNALSASIVVGIMIIPIVASISEDALRAVPKSLREAGFALGASKVRVIWSIVVPSALSGIVASFILGISRAIGETMAVTIAAGRVPRLVNILNPEDWIKPIETMTAAMVEIGLSDVSGESIAYKSLFAIGFTLFIMTFALNAVSNYIKMRFREVYR; this is translated from the coding sequence ATGAGGGTGAAGGAAAAAATCATAGAAATTTCACTTTTCAGCTTCGCCCTGATGACCATTTTGATAACCTTCGGAATCGTCGCGAGTTTGATTTTCGAAACAGCCTACTTTTTCCGTCACGTCTCCCCCATTGAATTCTTCTTAGGAACGGAGTGGAGTCCCACTATAGCTCCCTACAGCTTCGGAGTTCTTCCTCTCGTTTCGGGAACGCTGATGGTAACGCTCGGAGCGGCTTTAATAGCGATTCCTTCAGGATTGCTTGCAGCTATATACTTAAGCGAGTACGCGAGCGAGAGAGTGAGAGCAATTTTAAAGCCAGCCTTAGAAGTTTTAGCGGGAATTCCGACCGTCGTTTACGGATTCTTCGCGTTCGTTTACATAACTCCGTTCCTTAAAAAAATAATTCCGGACTTAGCAGCTTACAACGCTTTAAGCGCTTCCATAGTCGTCGGAATCATGATAATTCCGATCGTCGCAAGCATAAGCGAAGATGCGTTAAGGGCTGTTCCGAAGTCTCTAAGAGAGGCTGGCTTCGCTCTGGGGGCTTCGAAAGTCAGAGTTATTTGGAGTATAGTCGTTCCTTCCGCACTTTCCGGAATCGTAGCCAGCTTCATTTTGGGAATCTCGAGGGCTATAGGAGAGACGATGGCAGTTACTATAGCTGCCGGCAGAGTTCCGAGGCTCGTTAACATTCTCAACCCGGAAGACTGGATAAAGCCAATAGAAACCATGACCGCTGCCATGGTTGAAATAGGCTTAAGCGACGTCTCCGGAGAAAGCATAGCCTACAAGAGCCTATTTGCGATTGGCTTCACCCTCTTCATCATGACGTTTGCCCTCAATGCGGTGAGCAATTACATTAAAATGCGTTTCAGGGAGGTGTACAGATGA
- a CDS encoding phosphate signaling complex PhoU family protein, with protein MEVQPRKVFVSGSSYIVTLPKKWLEENNVKAGDVVYVEIGKNSIRIFPSLSKISEKEGTISGVEKADTLVRKVISYYLAGYTSIRVKVPPEIRKAVYEAVEMLIGAEVIEDYVNELKIVIFHSERRFKPEELLEKMFSITQSMHEDLSKCMEEFDENLCVSILEREKEVDRLYFLILRQLKMALSYQDVASMINLKPREILGYRIVVKNVERVADHLTAMAEEMLRQRRGCEFYQISEEVRRAFRIAMNSFFRRDENLAEELFELTRDLKAKLRVFEVSDAEDALLKKTISDALSRVVGYSEDVAEIVLNLSVE; from the coding sequence ATGGAGGTGCAGCCGAGGAAGGTGTTCGTGAGCGGGAGCAGTTACATCGTAACGCTGCCTAAAAAATGGCTTGAGGAAAACAACGTTAAAGCTGGTGACGTAGTTTACGTCGAAATAGGTAAGAATTCGATAAGAATATTTCCCTCCCTTTCAAAAATCTCGGAAAAGGAAGGGACGATTTCAGGAGTAGAAAAAGCGGACACGCTCGTAAGGAAGGTAATCTCCTATTATCTCGCTGGCTACACGAGCATAAGAGTGAAAGTACCTCCTGAGATTAGAAAGGCTGTTTACGAAGCCGTGGAGATGCTGATAGGAGCTGAGGTCATAGAAGACTACGTTAACGAACTCAAGATAGTTATATTCCACAGCGAAAGGAGGTTTAAGCCGGAAGAGTTGCTCGAAAAAATGTTCTCAATTACTCAGAGCATGCACGAGGATTTATCTAAATGCATGGAGGAATTCGACGAAAACCTTTGCGTCAGCATTTTGGAGAGGGAAAAAGAGGTCGACAGATTGTACTTTTTAATTCTCAGACAGCTGAAAATGGCTCTCAGCTATCAGGATGTGGCTTCGATGATAAATCTGAAGCCGAGGGAGATTCTCGGCTATAGAATTGTTGTGAAGAATGTTGAGAGGGTCGCAGATCATCTAACTGCGATGGCTGAGGAAATGTTAAGGCAGAGGAGGGGATGCGAGTTCTACCAAATTTCCGAGGAAGTTAGGAGAGCTTTCAGAATTGCCATGAACTCCTTCTTTAGGAGGGATGAAAACCTTGCTGAAGAGCTTTTCGAACTGACGAGAGATTTAAAAGCAAAGCTTAGAGTATTCGAGGTAAGTGATGCCGAGGATGCTTTGCTCAAAAAGACCATCTCTGACGCTCTTTCGAGAGTAGTCGGATACTCTGAGGACGTGGCTGAAATAGTTCTCAATCTATCGGTGGAGTGA